A single genomic interval of Cucumis sativus cultivar 9930 chromosome 7, Cucumber_9930_V3, whole genome shotgun sequence harbors:
- the LOC101220856 gene encoding histone H2AX: protein MSSTEVSTKGGRGKKASTKSVSRSHKAGLQFPVGRIARYLKKGRYAQRVGSGSPVYLSAVLEYLAAEVLELAGNAARDNKKNRIIPRHIQLAVRNDEELSKLLGSVTIASGGVMPKIHQSLLPKKAGNAKDKAEIGSASQEF from the exons ATGAGTTCTACTGAAGTTTCCACGAAGGGTGGCAGAGGCAAGAAAGCTTCCACCAAGTCTGTCTCCAGGTCTCACAAGGCTGGTCTCCAGTTCCCCGTCGGTCGTATCGCTAGGTACCTCAAGAAAGGTCGTTATGCTCAGCGTGTTGGCTCAGGCTCCCCGGTCTACCTCTCCGCCGTCCTTGAATACCTTGCTGCTGAG gtttTGGAGTTGGCGGGGAATGCTGCGAGGGACAACAAGAAGAACAGAATCATTCCAAGACACATCCAGCTTGCGGTGAGAAATGATGAGGAATTGAGCAAGCTTTTGGGATCGGTTACGATTGCAAGCGGAGGAGTGATGCCGAAGATCCATCAGTCTCTTTTGCCGAAGAAGGCCGGGAATGCGAAAGACAAAGCTGAAATTGGATCGGCGTCTCAGGAATTCTAG
- the LOC101221090 gene encoding histone H2AX → MSSSASTKGGRGKPKATKSVSRSQKAGLQFPVGRIARFLKAGKYAERVGAGAPVYLSAVLEYLAAEVLELAGNAARDNKKNRIVPRHIQLAVRNDEELSKLLGDVTIANGGVLPNIHQTLLPKKAGSGKGDIGSASQEF, encoded by the exons ATGAGTTCATCGGCTTCGACAAAGGGTGGTAGAGGGAAACCCAAAGCCACAAAGTCTGTGTCGCGGTCTCAGAAGGCTGGTCTACAGTTCCCTGTTGGTCGTATTGCTCGGTTTCTCAAGGCCGGTAAGTACGCGGAGCGTGTTGGTGCGGGTGCTCCCGTCTATCTCTCCGCCGTCCTCGAATATCTGGCCGCCGAG GTGCTTGAGCTTGCAGGCAATGCCGCCAGAGACAACAAGAAGAATCGCATTGTTCCAAGACACATACAGCTTGCGGTCCGCAATGATGAAGAGTTAAGCAAGCTTTTGGGTGATGTGACAATTGCAAATGGTGGTGTGTTGCCTAATATCCATCAAACTCTTTTGCCTAAGAAGGCCGGATCAGGAAAAGGTGACATCGGATCTGCATCACAAGAGTTCTAA
- the LOC101220619 gene encoding poly [ADP-ribose] polymerase tankyrase-2, translated as MDRLVKPDVDEVEFSFMKGENCTATFCLTNLMHTMSVAVCLSTSNPSVFSFSQDFSIIPPLSSSSYTISCKSSDKLPLSTPPDKISVRSAMLPIGKAHTDDLRRLFSKPGRHVFKDASLLISFVGFDVVEFLISNHKRIPDLRSLLNKAISGCSKSQLTALMEPAVSSGKLGLVSVLIDAGVDVNVKDCLKQSMLSSAVRTGKIDIVKRLIDSHCKIDFSVDLVLHIAAAMNHVDLIELLRENFPDIPVNSVDSDGRTPIHTAAAHGHVEVISFLASVGGDVEAVDRTKWTPLHFAAAGGHLEAVEYLLNCSNVKYAVNSDGRTAFALASENGHTDLFDSLRLDDALHRTARAGDVRGLRSCVAAGAKVNGKDQNGWTALHRAAFKGRVECVKALLEVGAEADAVDNAGYTPLRCAVEAGQEEVARLLLDSGAKPISSKI; from the coding sequence ATGGACAGATTGGTGAAGCCTGATGTGGATGAAGTGGAATTTTCATTCATGAAAGGAGAAAATTGTACAGCAACTTTCTGTCTCACCAATCTCATGCACACCATGTCTGTTGCAGTTTGTTTATCAACATCCAATCCttctgttttctctttttcacaAGACTTCTCCATAATTCCACcgctttcttcttcttcctacACAATTTCCTGCAAATCATCGGATAAGCTTCCTCTCAGTACTCCGCCGGACAAAATCTCCGTTCGATCCGCCATGCTTCCAATTGGAAAAGCTCACACCGACGACCTACGACGCTTGTTTTCCAAACCTGGCCGCCATGTTTTCAAGGACGCTTCGTTACTCATCTCCTTCGTCGGTTTCGATGTCGTTGAATTCCTAATTTCGAACCATAAGCGAATTCCTGATTTGAGATCTCTTCTTAACAAAGCCATTTCTGGTTGTTCTAAGTCTCAATTGACAGCGTTGATGGAACCGGCAGTTTCGTCAGGGAAATTAGGGTTAGTTTCGGTTTTAATCGACGCTGGAGTAGACGTCAATGTGAAGGATTGTCTCAAACAGTCAATGCTGTCGAGCGCTGTTCGGACTGGGAAGATCGATATTGTCAAGCGATTGATTGATTCGCACTGCAAAATCGATTTCTCTGTTGATTTGGTACTACACATAGCGGCAGCGATGAACCACGTCGATTTAATAGAGCTACTACGAGAAAATTTTCCTGATATACCAGTTAATTCCGTCGATTCTGACGGCCGTACTCCAATCCACACCGCGGCAGCTCACGGTCACGTCGAGGTAATAAGCTTCCTCGCTTCGGTCGGCGGAGATGTCGAGGCAGTGGATAGAACAAAATGGACTCCGCTACATTTCGCAGCGGCAGGAGGACATCTGGAAGCCGTGGAGTATCTTCTAAACTGCTCGAATGTGAAATACGCGGTGAACTCGGACGGAAGAACGGCATTCGCACTGGCGTCGGAGAACGGACACACAGATCTGTTCGATTCTTTGAGATTAGACGATGCATTGCACAGAACGGCAAGAGCCGGCGACGTTCGAGGTCTGAGAAGTTGCGTGGCGGCTGGAGCAAAGGTGAATGGAAAAGACCAAAACGGGTGGACGGCTCTGCATAGGGCGGCGTTCAAAGGCAGAGTTGAATGCGTGAAGGCACTGCTGGAGGTCGGAGCGGAGGCTGACGCCGTGGACAACGCTGGGTACACGCCCCTCCGGTGCGCCGTGGAGGCTGGGCAGGAGGAGGTGGCTCGGCTTCTTCTTGACAGTGGTGCCAAACCGATTTCATCCAAAATCTAA